The Lonchura striata isolate bLonStr1 chromosome Z, bLonStr1.mat, whole genome shotgun sequence genome window below encodes:
- the GDNF gene encoding glial cell line-derived neurotrophic factor isoform X3, whose protein sequence is MPEDYPDQFDEVVDFIQATIKRLRRSPDKQTPIFSRRERNHQNAATNIENSNKKGRRNQKGKNRGCVLTEIHLNVTDLDLGYETKEELIFRYCSGSCDAAETTYDKILKNLTKKKKLVTDKVRQACCRPIAFDDDLSFLDDNLVYHILKKHSAKRCGCV, encoded by the coding sequence ATGCCAGAGGATTATCCAGATCAGTTTGATGAGGTAGTGGACTTTATTCAAGCCACAATTAAAAGACTGAGGAGGTCACCAGATAAACAGACTCCAATTTTTTCTAGGCGGGAGAGAAACCATCAAAATGCAGCCACAAACATAGAGAATTCCAAcaaaaaaggaaggaggaatCAAAAGGGCAAAAATCGAGGATGTGTCTTAacagaaatacatttaaatgtGACCGACTTGGATTTGGGATATGAAACCAAAGAAGAGCTAATTTTCCGGTATTGCAGTGGATCTTGTGATGCAGCTGAGACCACCtatgataaaattttaaaaaacttaaccaaaaagaaaaaactagtCACTGACAAAGTGAGGCAAGCCTGTTGCAGACCCATAGCCTTTGATGATGACCTGTCCTTTTTGGATGATAACTTGGTTTACCACATACTGAAAAAACATTCCGCAAAAAGGTGTGGATGCGTCTGA